From the genome of Halococcus salsus, one region includes:
- a CDS encoding VOC family protein: MAIKRMDNVLIVVEDLETAKAFFTELGMQLEGETRVEGEWVDHVVGLENVQNDIAMMRTPDGHSRIELAKFITPEATRDGSKEPAVNTLGIRRIMFTVDDIDDVLNRLRSHGAELVDKVAQYEDEYRLCYVRGPEGIIVGLAEELNRT; encoded by the coding sequence ATGGCGATTAAGCGGATGGACAACGTCCTCATCGTGGTCGAGGATCTCGAAACTGCGAAGGCGTTCTTCACGGAGCTCGGCATGCAGTTGGAGGGCGAGACGCGCGTCGAGGGAGAGTGGGTGGACCACGTCGTGGGACTCGAGAACGTCCAGAACGACATCGCCATGATGCGAACCCCCGACGGCCATAGTCGCATCGAGCTCGCAAAATTCATCACGCCCGAGGCCACCCGCGATGGATCCAAGGAACCGGCGGTGAACACCCTGGGGATCCGCCGTATCATGTTCACCGTCGACGACATCGACGACGTCCTCAACCGCCTCCGCTCCCACGGAGCCGAACTCGTGGACAAGGTCGCCCAGTATGAAGACGAGTACCGCCTCTGCTATGTGCGCGGCCCCGAAGGCATCATCGTCGGGTTGGCCGAGGAGCTCAACAGGACCTAA